From a single Bacteroidota bacterium genomic region:
- the ftsA gene encoding cell division protein FtsA gives MQRTRMSDPRMSGHPAYPEPAYGPGGYSNAPTIGGAPMVGVPAQHEPAKIIVGLDVGTTKVCAIVAAISLREPHTMTVLGVGHAPADGLSRGVVTNIEKTVRSIERAIAEAEAQSGVKIREVVVGIAGDHIQSFQSRGVVTISNAERTISPEDVERLIEDTKKVHLPMDRRILHVIPQEFIVDGQDGIYEPIGMSGVRLEASVHIINGLVTAVQNIYNCVERAGLRVRDMVLEPLASSYAVLDDEEKEVGVALVDIGGGTTDIAVFEERTIRHTAVVGIAGQKVTDDIRKGLGILGDQAERLKREYGCAVVSHILRDEVIQLPGLAGRKPREIQKSVLARVIQPRIEEILEFALSEIKRSGYARHLSAGVVLTGGGSMTNGTRELAEEVFQMPVKIGMPMGFGAGLVKEVESPVFSTAVGLVLYAFRNHEKSGLMSYVESPAEEEPAAPIEMAQEMEDEQKGSIFSRMKEWFEQL, from the coding sequence ATGCAACGAACGCGAATGAGCGATCCCAGGATGAGCGGTCATCCTGCTTATCCAGAACCCGCATACGGACCAGGCGGCTATTCCAATGCCCCGACGATCGGCGGCGCACCGATGGTCGGAGTCCCGGCTCAGCACGAGCCGGCGAAGATCATTGTCGGGCTCGATGTCGGCACGACGAAAGTCTGCGCGATTGTCGCCGCGATTTCACTTCGCGAACCGCATACGATGACCGTGCTGGGTGTCGGCCATGCACCGGCCGATGGTCTGTCTCGCGGTGTTGTTACGAACATTGAAAAGACCGTCCGATCGATCGAGCGGGCCATTGCGGAGGCCGAAGCGCAAAGTGGCGTGAAGATTCGCGAGGTCGTCGTCGGTATTGCCGGCGATCACATTCAATCCTTCCAATCGCGTGGCGTCGTGACGATCTCGAATGCCGAGCGAACAATCTCGCCAGAGGATGTCGAGCGTCTGATCGAGGATACGAAGAAAGTCCATTTGCCGATGGACCGCCGAATCCTTCACGTGATTCCGCAGGAGTTCATCGTCGATGGACAAGATGGCATATATGAGCCGATCGGCATGTCGGGTGTGCGGCTTGAAGCGAGCGTTCACATCATCAACGGCCTGGTAACAGCCGTTCAAAACATCTACAACTGCGTGGAGCGTGCAGGCCTCCGCGTTCGTGACATGGTTCTGGAACCGCTGGCATCGAGCTATGCCGTGCTGGATGATGAAGAGAAGGAAGTCGGCGTGGCGCTGGTCGATATCGGCGGCGGCACGACGGACATCGCTGTTTTCGAAGAGCGGACGATTCGACATACGGCCGTGGTTGGCATTGCAGGCCAAAAAGTTACGGATGATATTCGCAAAGGTCTCGGAATTCTCGGCGATCAAGCCGAGCGACTCAAGCGTGAGTATGGGTGCGCTGTGGTTTCGCATATTTTGCGGGATGAAGTGATCCAGCTTCCTGGTCTCGCGGGCCGAAAGCCACGTGAGATTCAGAAATCTGTGCTGGCTCGCGTGATCCAACCGAGAATCGAGGAGATCCTCGAGTTCGCGCTTTCGGAGATAAAGCGATCCGGGTATGCGCGGCATCTTTCGGCCGGCGTCGTGCTCACAGGCGGCGGTTCCATGACGAATGGCACGCGAGAACTCGCGGAAGAAGTCTTCCAGATGCCGGTAAAGATCGGCATGCCAATGGGCTTCGGAGCGGGCCTCGTCAAGGAAGTCGAATCCCCGGTATTTTCAACGGCGGTCGGACTGGTACTCTACGCATTCCGGAATCATGAGAAGAGCGGTCTCATGTCATACGTTGAATCGCCAGCAGAAGAAGAACCAGCGGCACCGATCGAAATGGCACAAGAGATGGAAGATGAGCAAAAAGGCTCCATCTTCTCGCGGATGAAAGAATGGTTTGAACAACTGTGA
- a CDS encoding FtsQ-type POTRA domain-containing protein, whose protein sequence is MRFTINPPKDGRKEFTNLPEREPDDLVQQRLNERRLREQLLSEPHLGNQRIGENPDRENKIESRDGIIQDYLDRVESTDAPATDGFEHFLDTENAEEIAEHENAEPSWRHSRWAPVLFVLAIAALGSLWYFASHFDRSLTLERIKVEGATLVTEHEIIRLAAIDPKQAFYSIDLRRIESRVAQHSLVKYVHVRRELSPATIVISIDERRPVAMLKSDSTGETYLIDRDGHLLRPKLLAGLNDPARLMAVPLLSGVSERDTVGFQAMAHLVATIAALDSGALGKSIGELRRTPAGSYVIYTTETQTPIFIGSPFDAPFTTALEEERGSSVRPTTDHYFMGQLGLLAKVWKAKLETSLRAGDALYVDARFQGQIILKRRTSGAVGSPSLAHPKISGLSVPSGEREHTLAALSTQPNSTTLLLLCNERE, encoded by the coding sequence ATGCGATTTACGATCAATCCGCCGAAAGACGGCCGAAAAGAATTCACGAATCTCCCCGAGCGGGAGCCGGATGATCTCGTCCAGCAGCGGCTGAACGAGCGCCGTCTTCGCGAGCAACTCCTGAGCGAGCCGCATTTGGGAAATCAGCGAATTGGTGAGAATCCCGATCGTGAAAACAAGATCGAATCGCGCGATGGCATTATCCAAGACTATCTTGATCGCGTGGAATCTACCGATGCGCCGGCCACCGACGGCTTCGAGCACTTCCTCGATACCGAGAATGCCGAGGAGATTGCGGAACACGAAAATGCCGAACCATCATGGAGGCATTCACGATGGGCCCCAGTGCTCTTTGTTCTCGCGATTGCGGCGCTTGGCTCACTCTGGTACTTCGCTTCGCACTTCGACCGCTCGTTAACACTCGAGCGCATTAAAGTTGAAGGTGCAACTCTGGTTACAGAGCATGAAATCATCCGGCTTGCTGCAATCGACCCGAAGCAGGCATTCTATTCGATCGATCTTCGCCGGATCGAGTCGCGGGTCGCACAGCACTCGCTCGTCAAGTACGTGCACGTTCGTCGCGAACTGAGTCCGGCCACGATTGTGATATCGATCGACGAACGTCGGCCGGTGGCAATGCTGAAATCGGATTCGACGGGCGAGACATACCTCATCGATCGCGATGGTCACCTGCTTCGACCGAAGTTGCTGGCAGGGTTGAACGATCCGGCGCGTCTGATGGCCGTTCCGTTGCTGAGCGGTGTGAGCGAGCGTGATACCGTCGGATTCCAGGCAATGGCACACCTTGTGGCGACAATCGCCGCTCTGGATTCTGGCGCGCTCGGCAAATCCATCGGCGAACTTCGCCGGACTCCGGCCGGCTCGTATGTCATTTACACAACGGAGACGCAAACGCCGATCTTTATTGGATCGCCGTTCGATGCTCCGTTTACGACCGCGCTTGAAGAGGAGCGCGGTTCCAGCGTGCGGCCGACCACGGACCATTACTTTATGGGGCAACTCGGATTGCTGGCGAAAGTTTGGAAGGCAAAGCTCGAGACCTCGCTCCGAGCAGGAGATGCGCTCTATGTTGATGCGCGCTTTCAAGGACAAATAATTTTAAAGCGGCGAACTTCCGGCGCTGTCGGAAGCCCTTCGCTCGCACATCCAAAGATTTCTGGACTGAGTGTACCCAGTGGAGAGCGTGAACACACGCTGGCTGCTTTGTCCACACAACCCAATTCGACCACACTACTACTGCTATGCAACGAACGCGAATGA
- the murC gene encoding UDP-N-acetylmuramate--L-alanine ligase, which translates to MRHVHFIGIGGAGTSGLAEILLLRGVEVSGSDLVENPKTTELASLGARIFEGHAAGHIGNADVVVYSSAVHADNPEYAEALRRNIRTVRRADFMAELLADRSVIAVAGTHGKTTVTSMIASILIEAKLDPLVLVGASVAELGGKNSRAGTGRIAVVEADEYDRSFLALRPFVAVMTSLEEEHLDIYKDLDDLKDAFVQFANQGPTSPQTGFAVVCIDEPALRAITPRLGKRIVSYGLRSPEAKYRASNLSFAAHRTRAIIMRGSESIGELELHVPGEHNVYNALAAIAAGEILSIPFETSLRALKRFSGAERRFERIGEAAGIILIDDYAHHPTEVRETLLTAQKCYPGRRIVACFQPHTYSRTRDFAAGFGQVFAELAGVLVLLDVYPAREQPIEGVSSDLISESAASLGLAAVHRVASPEMLPDALAGILLEGDVVLTIGAGTITNAARPIFEIMKDMEHSGVGIPASEFDIPS; encoded by the coding sequence ATGCGCCACGTTCATTTCATCGGGATCGGCGGAGCCGGCACAAGTGGGCTTGCGGAGATTTTGCTGCTCCGGGGCGTCGAAGTTTCTGGCAGCGACCTGGTGGAAAACCCAAAGACAACAGAACTTGCTTCGCTCGGTGCACGGATCTTTGAAGGTCACGCTGCCGGGCATATTGGAAATGCGGATGTGGTCGTCTATTCCTCTGCGGTCCATGCAGATAATCCGGAATATGCAGAGGCGTTGCGCCGAAATATCCGGACCGTTCGGCGTGCGGACTTCATGGCCGAGTTATTAGCGGATCGTAGCGTCATCGCCGTTGCTGGAACGCATGGGAAAACGACCGTGACAAGCATGATCGCCTCGATTCTTATCGAGGCGAAGCTCGATCCACTTGTTCTCGTTGGCGCGAGTGTAGCAGAATTGGGTGGCAAGAACTCGCGCGCCGGAACCGGGCGCATCGCCGTTGTGGAAGCCGACGAATACGATCGGAGCTTTCTGGCTTTGCGACCATTTGTGGCCGTAATGACCTCGCTCGAAGAGGAGCACCTGGATATTTATAAGGATTTGGACGATTTAAAGGACGCCTTTGTCCAGTTTGCGAATCAAGGACCGACATCACCGCAAACCGGATTTGCTGTCGTCTGCATCGACGAACCGGCGTTGCGAGCGATCACGCCACGGTTGGGAAAGCGCATCGTGAGTTACGGGTTACGCTCTCCTGAAGCGAAATATCGAGCGTCGAATCTCTCCTTTGCCGCGCATCGCACGCGCGCAATTATCATGCGAGGCAGTGAGTCGATCGGTGAGCTGGAATTGCACGTGCCCGGCGAACACAATGTGTATAACGCGCTGGCCGCCATTGCGGCGGGTGAAATCCTTTCCATTCCATTCGAGACCTCCTTGCGGGCTCTGAAGCGATTTTCTGGTGCGGAGCGGCGGTTCGAGCGGATCGGTGAGGCGGCCGGGATTATCCTCATCGATGATTACGCGCACCACCCGACGGAGGTACGGGAGACATTGCTGACCGCGCAAAAATGCTATCCTGGGCGGCGAATCGTGGCATGCTTTCAGCCGCATACGTATTCTCGGACCCGCGATTTTGCAGCGGGGTTTGGACAGGTCTTTGCTGAATTGGCCGGTGTGTTGGTACTGCTCGACGTCTATCCGGCGCGCGAACAGCCGATCGAAGGTGTTTCCAGCGATCTGATTTCTGAATCGGCAGCGAGTCTGGGTTTGGCGGCGGTACACCGGGTCGCAAGCCCGGAAATGCTGCCGGATGCACTGGCTGGTATTCTGCTCGAGGGAGATGTTGTCCTGACTATTGGGGCCGGGACGATAACGAACGCCGCGCGACCAATTTTCGAAATCATGAAGGATATGGAGCATTCCGGTGTTGGCATACCGGCCTCTGAATTTGATATTCCATCATGA
- the murG gene encoding undecaprenyldiphospho-muramoylpentapeptide beta-N-acetylglucosaminyltransferase produces MPERTILIAAGGTGGHLYPALAVAEEIRRERTDVRVIFVGTHDRIESREVPRAGFPFNPIAIEAPRKSATGMIKFPFDLARATLDCMRLMARERPAVMLGGGAYLSVPAGVAAWTMRVPIALLEINSIAGSANKFLAPFADQLFAAYHESLAQFPNRLAQAASVCGTPVRLDLGALDLSKEDARTSFGLDPTRTTILVFGGSLGARPINQAMELAASELATSGYNVLWQTGKSSEAEILREKFQNQPNVRATEYIYEMERAYRAADLVVCRAGASSLAELARLAKPAVLVPWSGAMANHQEMNALAFERDGAAVVLRDNEVKDRLLETVRALLCDPEQLRSMAAAMRHRDTPNAANIVAQWLLEKVV; encoded by the coding sequence ATGCCGGAAAGAACCATTCTCATCGCTGCTGGCGGCACTGGCGGACATTTGTATCCGGCGCTCGCAGTGGCGGAAGAAATTCGCCGCGAGCGAACTGATGTGCGTGTGATATTTGTCGGTACTCACGATCGGATCGAATCGCGTGAGGTGCCGCGCGCTGGATTTCCATTCAATCCAATCGCGATCGAAGCGCCCCGCAAGTCCGCAACCGGCATGATCAAGTTTCCATTCGACTTGGCTCGCGCCACACTTGATTGTATGCGGTTGATGGCGCGAGAGCGGCCCGCTGTCATGCTCGGTGGGGGAGCATATCTTAGTGTGCCGGCCGGTGTCGCAGCCTGGACGATGCGCGTGCCCATCGCCCTGCTCGAAATCAACTCGATCGCCGGTTCAGCGAATAAATTTCTTGCGCCGTTTGCGGACCAGTTGTTTGCAGCCTACCATGAATCGCTCGCACAGTTTCCGAATCGGCTTGCACAGGCGGCAAGTGTCTGTGGCACTCCGGTTCGACTCGATCTTGGCGCGCTCGATCTTTCGAAAGAAGACGCACGCACAAGTTTTGGCCTCGATCCCACGCGAACAACTATTCTGGTGTTTGGCGGATCGCTTGGTGCTCGTCCGATCAATCAGGCCATGGAACTCGCGGCTTCGGAGCTTGCAACGAGCGGCTATAATGTGCTATGGCAGACCGGCAAGAGTTCGGAGGCGGAAATTTTACGCGAGAAGTTTCAGAATCAGCCGAACGTTCGTGCCACTGAGTACATTTATGAGATGGAGCGTGCGTATCGCGCCGCGGACCTTGTCGTCTGTCGTGCCGGCGCCTCCTCACTCGCCGAGCTTGCGCGTTTGGCGAAGCCGGCCGTGCTTGTACCATGGTCGGGCGCAATGGCGAACCATCAGGAGATGAATGCGCTTGCATTTGAACGCGATGGAGCGGCCGTTGTACTTCGGGATAATGAAGTGAAGGACCGATTGTTGGAGACGGTACGTGCATTGCTCTGCGATCCGGAGCAGTTGCGATCGATGGCCGCCGCCATGCGCCACCGAGACACACCAAACGCCGCGAACATCGTGGCGCAGTGGTTGTTGGAGAAAGTCGTATGA
- a CDS encoding putative peptidoglycan glycosyltransferase FtsW: MKPKRTADLSLFLAVTGLLLASLAFVYTASAHFSSVKMGTSESMLFNHAKKVFLSFAAMLFFTKIDYHKFEKQTKWIMLSSLLLLVAVLFIGTRELGARRWLALGPLSFQPAEFAKFALVLHVAALCAAKQEIIGDFKKAFLPIMAWAIAAAALIAKQPNMSTASVLVLITFGIMYVAQVPMKYMLSSGALALFGGGIFALTASYRVQRMLAFVGHHNTSTDKVTYQLDQALLAFGNGGLFGVGIGQSRQSMFFLPESYGDFIYSVIGEEYGFIGAALLMILFGFIIVRGFQIAKHAPDAFGRFVAFGITMTVAIYVIVNAFVNVGLMPVTGLPMPFVSYGGTSMIFSAAAVGILLNISKHVEVLPRAPRPSIFERLEGLFRPPTREGGMPA, translated from the coding sequence ATGAAACCCAAACGCACCGCCGACCTTAGCCTTTTCCTGGCCGTGACTGGCCTGTTGCTCGCGTCGTTGGCGTTCGTTTATACGGCGAGCGCGCACTTCAGCTCGGTCAAAATGGGCACGAGCGAGTCGATGCTGTTCAATCACGCGAAGAAAGTCTTCTTGTCCTTCGCGGCAATGCTCTTCTTCACGAAGATCGACTATCACAAGTTCGAAAAGCAGACGAAATGGATCATGCTCTCTTCGCTTCTGCTCCTGGTTGCTGTGCTTTTTATTGGTACGCGGGAGCTTGGCGCCCGCCGCTGGCTGGCGCTCGGGCCGCTCAGTTTCCAACCAGCGGAGTTTGCTAAGTTCGCGCTTGTGTTGCATGTCGCGGCACTTTGCGCGGCGAAGCAGGAGATCATCGGAGACTTTAAGAAAGCATTTCTTCCGATCATGGCATGGGCTATTGCCGCGGCAGCACTGATCGCGAAGCAACCGAATATGTCGACGGCGAGCGTGCTGGTGCTCATAACGTTCGGCATCATGTATGTGGCGCAAGTACCCATGAAGTACATGCTGAGTTCGGGCGCACTGGCTCTGTTCGGTGGCGGTATCTTCGCACTGACGGCAAGTTATCGCGTGCAACGAATGCTCGCATTCGTTGGGCATCACAATACGAGCACGGACAAAGTTACTTACCAGCTCGATCAGGCACTGCTTGCCTTTGGCAATGGCGGACTCTTCGGAGTGGGCATCGGTCAATCGCGGCAGAGTATGTTCTTCCTGCCCGAGTCGTATGGCGATTTCATCTATTCGGTGATTGGCGAGGAATATGGATTTATCGGGGCGGCATTGCTGATGATTCTCTTCGGCTTCATCATCGTTCGCGGCTTCCAGATAGCGAAGCACGCTCCGGACGCTTTTGGACGCTTCGTTGCGTTTGGTATTACAATGACGGTTGCGATTTACGTGATCGTCAACGCCTTCGTGAATGTCGGACTAATGCCGGTAACCGGACTGCCGATGCCATTCGTGAGTTATGGCGGGACCAGTATGATCTTTAGCGCAGCGGCGGTAGGGATTTTGTTGAATATTTCGAAGCACGTGGAAGTGCTTCCGCGAGCGCCGAGGCCCTCGATCTTCGAGCGGCTCGAAGGGTTGTTCCGGCCTCCGACGCGGGAGGGAGGAATGCCAGCCTGA